In Microcaecilia unicolor chromosome 1, aMicUni1.1, whole genome shotgun sequence, the following are encoded in one genomic region:
- the RPA3 gene encoding replication protein A 14 kDa subunit — protein MGDVFEGARCRVNSAMLSRYIGSAVCFVGRVEKVHPTGTTFILSDGEGKHATIELGEPLEEEISGVLEVVGRVTPKATIMGMSYILFREEKTAFDLGLYNEALKVIHEFPQYYPFGAAGSN, from the exons ATGGGCGACGTTTTTGAGGGAGCGCGGTGTCGCGTGAATAGTGCCATGTTGTCGCGCTATATCGGCAGCGCCGTCTGCTTCGTAGGCCGTGTGGAGAAG gtccatccaactggaactacTTTCATCCTTTCAGATGGAGAAGGCAAACATGCAACCATTGAACTTGGTGAACCT CTAGAAGAAGAGATCTCTGGAGTTCTTGAAGTAGTTGGAAGAGTTACACCCAAAGCAACTATCATGGGGATGTCATATATTCTGTTCCGAGAAGAGAAGACTGCTTTCG aTCTTGGACTTTATAATGAAGCTCTGAAGGTCATCCATGAATTTCCTCAGTACTATCCATTTGGAGCTGCGGGAAGCAATTGA